The following are from one region of the Prevotella communis genome:
- the leuB gene encoding 3-isopropylmalate dehydrogenase produces the protein MKLKIAILPGDGIGPEIMKQGVAVLNAVAEKCGHEFTYEEALVGACAIEACGDPYPEATHQACMNADAVLFAAVGDLKYDNNPTLKVRPETGLLAMRKKLGLFANVRPVATFDCLLHKSPLKEELLRGADFVVLRELTGGMYFGEKYQDNDKAYDTDVYTRPEIERILKVAFEMAMQRRKHLTVVDKANVLASSRLWRQIAKEMEPQYPEVQTDYMFIDNASMRVLTEPRFFDVIVTENTFGDILTDETSCITGSMGLQPSSSLGEHTPLFEPVHGSWPQAAGQNLANPLAQILSAAMLLEHFGLKEEGALIRKAVDASLDANVRTPEIQVEGGQKYGTREVGEWIVNYIKAN, from the coding sequence ATGAAACTAAAAATAGCTATTCTTCCGGGCGACGGTATCGGACCGGAGATTATGAAACAAGGTGTGGCTGTGCTCAATGCTGTAGCAGAGAAATGCGGTCATGAGTTTACTTACGAGGAAGCGTTGGTAGGTGCCTGTGCCATTGAGGCCTGCGGTGATCCTTATCCGGAGGCTACCCATCAGGCGTGTATGAATGCAGATGCCGTGCTCTTTGCGGCAGTGGGCGATCTGAAATATGATAATAACCCCACGCTGAAGGTACGTCCTGAGACTGGTTTGCTGGCTATGCGTAAGAAGCTTGGCCTCTTTGCCAACGTGCGTCCGGTGGCTACATTCGACTGCCTCCTGCATAAGTCACCCCTGAAGGAGGAACTGCTTCGCGGGGCAGATTTCGTGGTGCTGCGCGAACTCACTGGTGGTATGTACTTCGGGGAAAAATATCAGGACAATGATAAGGCATACGATACCGATGTATATACGCGCCCAGAGATTGAGCGTATCCTGAAGGTTGCTTTCGAGATGGCTATGCAGCGTCGTAAGCATCTTACGGTTGTGGACAAGGCCAACGTCTTGGCGTCTAGTCGTTTGTGGCGCCAGATTGCCAAGGAGATGGAACCGCAGTATCCCGAGGTGCAGACTGATTATATGTTTATTGATAATGCCTCGATGCGTGTGCTCACCGAACCGCGCTTCTTTGATGTTATCGTGACAGAGAATACCTTTGGTGATATCCTTACTGATGAGACTTCATGTATCACGGGTTCAATGGGCTTGCAGCCTTCGTCTTCTTTAGGCGAACACACACCGCTCTTCGAACCTGTCCATGGCTCATGGCCACAGGCAGCCGGTCAGAACCTGGCCAATCCCTTGGCTCAGATTCTTTCTGCTGCTATGCTGTTGGAACATTTCGGACTGAAAGAGGAGGGCGCCCTTATCCGTAAGGCTGTCGACGCATCGCTCGATGCCAATGTCCGTACGCCCGAGATTCAGGTTGAAGGCGGACAGAAATATGGCACACGCGAGGTAGGAGAGTGGATAGTTAATTATATCAAGGCGAATTAA
- a CDS encoding mechanosensitive ion channel family protein, with translation MKKIIATLLVLFTLTDAYAVLKEKDLEQTLSVLRTELTEKHTELHSQSNERKEAAKSIVDQLKETIKKSNQNALMLYSQNTNYVFDLTYACHEATEQYQSFQKQQLPFKAYLEESDVEIAKYDSLINSLKSMRPDMLEEQGRTDRSVCLTLAINIQNTLIENRGQVANYISFYEMAEQRLKNLNEYANMRYDDIQKSIFKNGGENYFTVIKEFRTKLTEAESVILDKYTPNKEESDWDSSVIIQLFTIIVFYILVAVILNLIIFKFLPKRFHTSEFLKKRSCVIMATTTVTFAAILGILKATLNQNFFLMASSLLIEYAWLLSVILISLLLRVNGRQIRSAFHIYAPLLFVGFMVIAFRIILIPRELVNLIFPPLLLLCTLWQWRMMRKHHQNIPQSDMFYTYISQAIFILSLICSWVGYTLMAVQILIWWIMQLTCILTITCVSQYLKLYGTRRGFEEKPITETWAYMLFYKVMLPVMGVLSVMISIYWAADVFNLSDLCWQIFKKHFIDLENLQVSILKLCMVVNLFFMFKYIASTILSLLKHHYKAGDPSTAASREVMGRNVIQVLVWGVWLLMSLSIMNISVAWLLAISGGLSTGIGFASKDIIENIYYGASLMAGRISVGDWIEVDGTRGKVTSINYTSTIIESVYGEIITFQNSQLFAKNYKNLTKNNGYILAVIPFGVAYGSNLKQVTDLVENAVNNLHHEWMDPEKKVKSVMSGMNDSSVDFKLFVWADAVKKSYVISDVLKCVYNTLYENGIEIPFPQRDITIKNLEELKEVRV, from the coding sequence ATGAAGAAAATAATAGCTACCCTACTCGTATTGTTTACCCTGACAGATGCGTATGCCGTACTGAAAGAAAAAGATTTGGAGCAAACTCTGAGCGTGCTACGTACGGAACTAACAGAAAAGCATACCGAACTGCACTCACAGTCGAACGAGCGCAAAGAAGCGGCTAAGAGTATCGTGGACCAACTGAAGGAGACTATCAAAAAAAGCAATCAGAATGCTTTGATGCTCTATTCGCAAAACACGAATTATGTGTTTGACCTGACCTACGCCTGTCATGAGGCTACGGAGCAGTATCAGTCTTTTCAGAAACAACAGTTGCCCTTTAAGGCCTATCTGGAAGAAAGCGACGTAGAGATTGCAAAATACGACAGCCTGATAAACAGTCTGAAGTCAATGCGTCCTGACATGCTGGAAGAACAAGGAAGGACCGACCGCAGTGTCTGTCTGACCCTCGCTATCAATATCCAGAACACACTGATAGAGAACAGAGGACAGGTGGCCAATTATATCTCCTTCTACGAGATGGCTGAGCAACGTCTGAAGAATCTGAATGAGTATGCCAACATGCGATATGATGACATCCAGAAAAGCATCTTCAAAAATGGCGGTGAGAACTACTTTACGGTCATCAAGGAGTTCAGGACCAAACTCACTGAGGCCGAGTCGGTTATCCTGGATAAGTACACGCCCAACAAAGAAGAATCTGACTGGGACAGTTCGGTAATCATCCAGCTCTTTACCATCATTGTTTTTTATATCCTGGTAGCCGTTATCTTAAACCTTATTATATTTAAGTTCCTGCCCAAGCGATTCCACACCAGTGAGTTCCTCAAGAAGCGCTCGTGCGTGATTATGGCGACAACCACCGTTACCTTTGCCGCCATCCTGGGTATCTTGAAAGCAACGCTGAATCAGAATTTCTTCCTCATGGCCAGCAGTCTGCTGATAGAATACGCCTGGTTGCTGAGTGTGATACTGATATCACTGCTCCTCAGAGTAAACGGCCGGCAGATACGCAGTGCGTTCCACATCTACGCTCCCCTGCTCTTTGTGGGATTCATGGTCATTGCATTCCGTATCATACTTATCCCCAGAGAGTTGGTTAACCTGATATTCCCTCCCCTACTCCTGCTCTGCACGCTATGGCAATGGCGTATGATGAGGAAGCACCATCAGAACATTCCACAGTCGGACATGTTCTATACCTATATATCACAGGCAATCTTTATACTGTCATTGATATGTTCATGGGTGGGCTATACACTGATGGCCGTACAGATACTGATATGGTGGATTATGCAGTTGACCTGCATCCTGACAATCACCTGTGTGAGTCAGTATCTGAAACTATACGGCACACGCCGCGGCTTTGAAGAGAAACCTATTACAGAGACATGGGCCTACATGCTATTTTATAAGGTAATGCTGCCCGTGATGGGTGTTCTGTCTGTGATGATCTCTATATACTGGGCTGCCGACGTGTTTAACCTAAGCGATTTGTGCTGGCAGATTTTCAAGAAGCACTTTATCGACCTGGAGAACCTGCAGGTGAGCATCCTGAAACTCTGTATGGTGGTAAACCTGTTCTTCATGTTCAAGTATATAGCAAGTACCATCCTGTCACTGCTGAAGCACCACTACAAAGCAGGCGACCCCTCGACTGCCGCCAGCAGAGAGGTGATGGGACGCAACGTGATTCAAGTACTGGTATGGGGAGTATGGCTGCTGATGTCACTCTCTATCATGAATATCAGCGTGGCATGGTTGCTGGCTATCTCAGGCGGACTGTCAACCGGTATCGGTTTTGCATCGAAAGATATCATCGAGAATATCTACTATGGTGCCTCGCTGATGGCCGGCCGTATCAGTGTGGGCGACTGGATTGAGGTGGACGGCACAAGAGGAAAGGTGACCTCGATTAACTACACGTCAACGATCATTGAGTCTGTATATGGAGAGATTATCACCTTCCAAAACAGTCAGTTGTTTGCCAAGAACTATAAGAACCTGACCAAGAACAACGGTTATATCCTGGCAGTCATCCCATTTGGAGTGGCCTATGGTTCGAACTTGAAACAAGTAACGGATCTGGTAGAGAACGCCGTCAACAATCTACACCATGAATGGATGGATCCTGAGAAGAAGGTGAAGTCGGTGATGAGCGGCATGAACGACTCAAGCGTAGATTTCAAGCTCTTTGTGTGGGCTGATGCCGTGAAGAAATCGTACGTGATCAGTGATGTATTAAAGTGCGTCTATAATACGCTCTATGAGAATGGCATCGAAATACCATTCCCACAGCGCGATATTACTATTAAGAATTTAGAGGAGTTAAAGGAGGTAAGGGTTTAG